The Xyrauchen texanus isolate HMW12.3.18 chromosome 17, RBS_HiC_50CHRs, whole genome shotgun sequence DNA window acttaaggccactaccacgcccgtcagggaggcggtACCCAAGGAGTGgtacccaaggcagaaaaccggggtctgaaccacatagaaagggaacgaagcctgaggcgcgtaaccctttttagcctaggggttttggcccttggaagaaatcccctggcttttggccacaacaaaaacggtctcatgagcagaaggtccagagggatcaccgtggacacaGTCGCCATGAGACCTGGatatcgttgatactgataacagtgcaaccttgacctagcctgactttgctcagggtgatctgaatggactaaatcctagcgggagacagttgtacCCGCATAGttattgaactccatacgatgccccaatAGACTGTTGATGTTCTGAATGCAATAATATCTGTCTGCAGAGCCGCAGAGCCACAGTTTTACCCCAGCAGTTTCACACCAGCATTTTTACCCCGCGCATGCGCAGTTTCACCACAACAGTTTTACCCCGCGCATGCGCAGTTTCGCCACAACAGTTTTACCCCGCGCATGCGCAGTTTCACCACAACAGTTGTACCTGCGCATGCGCTGTCATATTGTTCAGTATTAAAACGATCTAATGGTTATTGTTACCAATTATTTTTGCTTATTAGTTATTTTTTGGTTACTCCCAGGCCTTCAGGGTCCTTTACTGAAATAAAACAATGCTTGTGTCAGGAACACTTTAATCTTTTACGTTTTTCCTCCAAAACGAACAGCCTGGCCTATATGTACACACTTAATTGTTCAATGCCTGGTATAACACACAAACTTCTGATTAGACATTCAAAGGCGAACTATTAGTCTAAGTCAATGTATGTCTAATTATTCTTAAGTTAATTAAATCTGCCTGATGAAACAAATGACTTGAAcacaaattatttacaataatttcaaatattttattaattttggagacattaccaagaatacaatttaataattcaatttaattACCAGACAGACATActgatacagacagacacactgattcagacagagacagacagacatactgattcagacagacagacacactgatacagacagacagacatattgatACATATTGATACACAGATAGACATACTgatatacatacagacacactgatacagacagacagacagacatactgaaacagacatacagacagatacagacagacatactgaaacagacagacagacagacagatacagacatactgaaacagacagacagacagatacagagacagacagacaccaaGTCTGTCACCAAtagggaaaaaatatttaaatatcaggGTTGTAAAATGAAGACACTCTAACATTTTTGTTGTCCCTAACCTCTGACATGAAAAGGAGCATGTCCTccctgtttttaaatgtaaaatagaatGGGGCTCTTATTTCATCATCCTCATCCAAAGTTGTGTCACAATGTGTATGCAGTCGAGCAAGGGCTTTCAGTGCATCTTCCTCCTCCATGCAGTCAATGCGTGGTGGCAAGTACTTGCTCTTCATCAGCTGGTGATTTTCCTTCAACCATTCAACACCTTTCCTGATGCTGCTCATCATATTGGCAttctttatgaaaaatatttgaaaattaacAGCAATCAACAATTTTAtagtttcaaataaataaaacttgaagTCTAAATATATACATTGCAGAACTCTACAAAATACCTCAAGATTGTGTGGTGGCGTGACCCCCTCCAGCGCTCCTACGCCATACTCAATTTCTCCTGGTCCATTCATCGGCTGTAGAAGAGCACAATGTGATGTAATGTATTTCAGTTGTCCATAAGACTACaaaattatcatttaataaaatttatAATTTCATGCATACTCAATGCAGAACCAAACAAAGAGTTGATATACTTCTAATttacacatgagagaattcaggTATTTGTATCAATCCactttacaaaaacaaacaaaaataacaaaggtcAATGTCCCTGCCCTAATACAGGGTGTCCACCAGTTAAGACTTTTAAGCCCTTTTAATACTGCATCATAAAACTACAACATTACATTTAGCAAGAACATACATTTAAAGTAGTACATGCCTGTAATGATCAGACTAGCTCTAGACCATTTGGCTTGGGGCACATGTGTTCACAGGGGTCTTTTAGGGTCTTTCAAGGATCAACCCTGGATCAATGGGACTTACTTGGTGTGTGTTTTTAGAACCCAGCTGATCTCTGTGTCCCCTGAAAGTCTAAGTATAGAATATTGTCGACTGAAAAtcggataaaaaataaataaaaatactttgacAACAAAAGCTTACTTCACTGTCAGTGAGGCAAGATCCAACCGCCATGGCCTCCTCAGCCCAGTGTGCAAGCCACCTTCCATGTCTGACAAaatacaaaaagacaacaatgagAACAAAGTTGTGCAGAATACATCAGGTGGTTGTCTAGTCATCAATAGTCTGTGCTTCCAAATGGAACACAGTATGGTTGTGAATTCAATCCCTGGGGCTGTCACCATTCTgtccctgagcaaggcacttagcAAAGCACTTGGACAGTCCTGAGCAAGGACTGTCCCTAAAGTTAGTTTACTAAAAGTCACTCTGGATAatagtgtctgctaaatgacaaataataataatctggttaaaaaaaaagcataatcaGAAACCCTACCCTCCAAGAGCAAAATTCTCCATGAGGAGAAGGCACCACCACCGCCTGATGACTGGAATGTCATGCTGAGAAAAAAGCAATACTTCAATGAATACTATGAATaagattaacaataataatattaatataatgtagAAATAAGACTTACAGCAGTGAAATCAACGGGTTCATTTAATACAATGTGTAGGGCGTACTGAAACATTAATTTTGCAATATGTTATTTTTGATATAACAGAATGGATACAGACTGATAAAAGTCTGGTAACTTACCATAATCATGAAGACCCCACAGGATGTCATATCAAGTTGATGGGGATATGC harbors:
- the LOC127658287 gene encoding uncharacterized protein LOC127658287, with the protein product MRYALHIVLNEPVDFTAHDIPVIRRWWCLLLMENFALGGHGRWLAHWAEEAMAVGSCLTDSEPMNGPGEIEYGVGALEGVTPPHNLENANMMSSIRKGVEWLKENHQLMKSKYLPPRIDCMEEEDALKALARLHTHCDTTLDEDDEIRAPFYFTFKNREDMLLFMSEVRDNKNVSTKEDTGNSVLGFKGFGTSVKVSTKEDMGNSVLGFKEKFRDYLYYAPTFTVFSDNNPLTYVLTSAKLNATRCRWVSELADFHFTICYRPGRENIDADSLSRMPVDLETTMRECTEEFSSDCVGLMRL